From bacterium:
GTGATATATAACATCATAGGTAGGGCTTTGCGCGGGTAAAAATGCTATATTTTCTATAAATTCAAGAAATTGTATTATGGAAAAAGTATTAGGCACCGGTCTCGATTTTATAAGCCCTCTGCTGGTGCACAGCCACATATATCCATCAAAAACTCGCATTTTATTTATCACGATCGCGTTTCTATATAAATCATCCACGCTATTCCATTTGGTACCATCAAAATATCCAACATATCCATTGCTCGAAGCATACCATATACATCCTCTCGCAGTATCCAGCGATATCACATCAAGACCGCCAATGCCCTCAAGATTGGTATATATTTTACAATCAAACGAATTAGGGTCTAAACGAACCACTCCACCGGAAGTTCCAAACCAAGCATAATTGTTATATCTTATCACACAATGACACTCCTGAGGGCTTGTCCAAACTGTCCAATCACCTGTTATGGATAAGACGGGTGAGAAAAAAAGAATATATAACATCATGATTTTGGGAATTTTACCTCGCATAAATACACCGTTTTTATATACCTTCCCTTGCAGCCAACATTTCCTTCACCTTCATAAGACGCGTGAGGTTACTTCTCTCGAATTCCTCAAGTTTCATTCTTATATACTTTATGGTATCAGTTAGATCAGGTATTAAAACATACTCCAGGGCGTTAACTCTCCTTCTCGTCACATCTATCTCTTTCGCTAAAAGGCTCATTTTTTTCTCAGTTTCAGCCAGTGTTATCAAAAGTTTAAGCGATTCCTCAAGGTCGGATATAGCACTATCAAGTTCGGCAGGAGTATTCAAAATCGAATAAGAAACAGGTTCGCCAACAAAGTCTACTTTAAACTTGGGCACCCGAAGATTGAGAAGTCTCGAACTCTCTATTTTTAGATTAACTCGAATAGCGGGCAAAATGAATATCCCCTCAAGTTCACTCCTGGGAATCGTTCCTGTAGCCAATGTGAATCTTCGCAAGGAATCCACGAACATTTTTTCGGTCCGCTCTCTCAGCCCTCGAATTTGGTCTATAAGCTCAAGAAAGTTGCGCATTAATTCATCCTGCTTATCCTTGAGCAATTTGTGCCCTCTGTAAGCTATCGTTATCCTACGCCTGAGTTTCATCAAATTCATTCTATTCGCACTTACTGGCAGTATAGCCACAATGTCCTCCCAGCGTAAGTTCAAAAGAAAAATAGTTGCAAAGTAAACACAGTCAAGAATAAAGACCAGCTTAGTGCATTCCCTGCGCCCATGCTGGGAAACTTGCCACATCAATCCCCATAGCGGGTATCATTATAAGATACGAAACCAAAAGAACCACTACTATGCCCATCAAATTCATGAAAAAGCCCGTCCTAAACATATCTTTTATTCTAACCTGCCCTGACCCGAAAATAATCGCATTGGGCGGAGTAGCAACATGAAGCATAAACGCACACGAATCTGATATCGTAGCAGGTATCAGTACTAAACGAATGAGCGAGCGCAAATCCACCACCGAAAAGAAGGACTATTCCCCACGGAATGTTAACCGCAGTTCTCCATTCGGGGACTCTGCCGCCATCGCGCGAAGGGAAAATAAACAATACAAGCGCACCCAAAATGGCATAAGACATTTTGCCAAGCGCTTTCAACCCCCCCCTTAAATATTCACGAGATAACCTTTTACTCTCGCCAAATCTAAAAGCCACGAACGAAGGGTAAAATCAAGTCACAGCAATGAAAAATCCGCCTATAAGAAAGAAAGGCAAAGCACAACAGTAAAAACCAAAAATCCGAATAAAACCCAGCTCAACTTCCCCGCTATTTCAGGCGACCTAACCTCGGGCATTATTCAAAATGCATCAAAACAAAAAACGTCAAGTTAACATGCATCAAAAAGCAGAAAATTTTTATTTTCTTCTTGACAAATTGAAGGTTAATATAATTCTTAATCGCAAAAGTTTTAATGCTAAAGGGTTCTATCATGGCTAAGAGAGCAAAAATACAAAGGACACCTATACCAAAGCTCGACCCGAACGAGCGGAAATGGTATGTGGTCGATGCTAAAGGCAAAGTGCTCGGCAGATTAGCAGCACAGATAGCAAGAATACTAAGGGGCAAAAATAAACCTTATTACACCCCTCACCTCGATACAGGCGATTTCGTTATAGTTATTAATGCTCGACATGTGCGGCTTACTGGTAACAAACTTACAAAAAAAGAATTCAGATGGTACACCGGATATCCCGGAGGTTTGCGTTCGATAAAGTACAAGGACCTACTTCAGCGCAATCCGCAGAAAGTTATTTGGCACGCAGTATACGGAATGTTGCCACATAATAGATTGGGAAGAAAACTAATTAAGAAACTTAAAGTTTATGCGGATGAGAACCATCCGCATCAGGCACAAAAGCCAGTGCCACTCGAAATAGAAGCTTAATTGTAAAAAGAGGAAAAAATGGCTCGCGAAGGATTCTACGCTACAGGAAGAAGGAAAGAGGCAACAGCAAGAGTATGGATCTTCCCCAATGGGAAGGGGAGGATAATAATAAATGGCAGAAAGCCAATGCAATACTTCTGTCGAGAGGACCTTATTATTCATCTTATTGAGCCTCTTCGTGCTGTTGAGATGGAAGGCAAATTCGATATCAAAGCGAAAGTTAAAGGCGGCGGTATTTCTGGTCAGGCTGGTGCTGTAAGGCTTGGCATTGCGCGCGCTCTCGTTAAAGCCAACCCTGAGTTCAGACCGATTCTCAGAAAGAAGGGATTCCTGACGAGAGACCCTCGAATGGTCGAGCGTAAGAAGTACGGACAGCCCAAGGCAAGAAAGCGATTCCAGTTCTCAAAGCGTTGATATCGAACAAAAAAATCGCACACCGCACTTTATAGGGGTCTCAGGTTAAAACCTGGGCAATGTTTGGTGCGGTGGAGGCAAACCCCTAATAAGGAGGTATTTGGATGTTTAATGTTACCATCGAGAAGCTCCTCGAAGCCGGCGTTCACTTTGGCCACCAAAAAAGCCGCTGGAACCCCAAAATGAAACCATACATATTCGGCGTTAGAAGCCGAATTCACATTATAGACCTGAAAAAAACGCTGGTAAGGCTTAAAGAAGCCTACGAAGTAATACGCCGGTACGCTGCGCAGGGCGCGACTATACTTTTCGTTGGCACCAAAAAACAAATAAAAGATGTTATCGAAAGCGAGGCCAAAAGAGCCAAAGTATTCTGGGTTTCCGAACGATGGCTCGGCGGAATGCTAACCAACTTTAGAACTATAAGGCAAAGCGTACAAAAACTGCGGCAAATAGAGCGCATGTTCGAGGACGGAACGGTAAAACAGTTAACCAAAAAGGAAGCGAACATCCTTGCAAAGCGTAAGGA
This genomic window contains:
- a CDS encoding V-type ATP synthase subunit D, whose product is MAILPVSANRMNLMKLRRRITIAYRGHKLLKDKQDELMRNFLELIDQIRGLRERTEKMFVDSLRRFTLATGTIPRSELEGIFILPAIRVNLKIESSRLLNLRVPKFKVDFVGEPVSYSILNTPAELDSAISDLEESLKLLITLAETEKKMSLLAKEIDVTRRRVNALEYVLIPDLTDTIKYIRMKLEEFERSNLTRLMKVKEMLAAREGI
- the rplM gene encoding 50S ribosomal protein L13 translates to MAKRAKIQRTPIPKLDPNERKWYVVDAKGKVLGRLAAQIARILRGKNKPYYTPHLDTGDFVIVINARHVRLTGNKLTKKEFRWYTGYPGGLRSIKYKDLLQRNPQKVIWHAVYGMLPHNRLGRKLIKKLKVYADENHPHQAQKPVPLEIEA
- the rpsI gene encoding 30S ribosomal protein S9 codes for the protein MAREGFYATGRRKEATARVWIFPNGKGRIIINGRKPMQYFCREDLIIHLIEPLRAVEMEGKFDIKAKVKGGGISGQAGAVRLGIARALVKANPEFRPILRKKGFLTRDPRMVERKKYGQPKARKRFQFSKR
- the rpsB gene encoding 30S ribosomal protein S2, whose product is MFNVTIEKLLEAGVHFGHQKSRWNPKMKPYIFGVRSRIHIIDLKKTLVRLKEAYEVIRRYAAQGATILFVGTKKQIKDVIESEAKRAKVFWVSERWLGGMLTNFRTIRQSVQKLRQIERMFEDGTVKQLTKKEANILAKRKEKLLKVLTGIREMTRLPDIIYIVDIAHEKTALAEARKLGIPVIAIVDTNCDPELVDYPIPGNDDAIKSVRLITSVLADAIIEGKTGAFVSTAFAEEETPAEVGEVVEQSGDISEEKAEKTVEEKKQPEH